One window of the Shewanella khirikhana genome contains the following:
- a CDS encoding sensor domain-containing diguanylate cyclase — protein sequence MSNDADLMNELHWLIDMVQTIEVGLVVLDRNYNIALWNGFMENHSGVSPNSIKGKNLFDEFPDLPAGWLKKKMESVYLLKNRAFISWEQRPYVFKFKNYRPITGRAEFMYQNVTLLPLASLTGQITHISIIVYDVTDVAVHRLQLKSVNEQLEHLSQTDGLTQLNNRRHWQMCMNREYERFNRYGDPVSLVMFDIDRFKQVNDEHGHVAGDKVIQHIAHLLSQSLRETDCAGRYGGEEFAVVLAGTSCEEALHFTERLREKVANSPIQFEGKKIQVTISLGICGMGDFIESASQWVANADNALYQAKQKGRNCSVIYSE from the coding sequence ATGTCCAATGATGCAGACCTGATGAATGAGCTTCACTGGCTGATCGATATGGTGCAAACCATAGAGGTCGGGCTGGTGGTGCTGGATAGAAATTACAATATCGCCCTGTGGAACGGCTTTATGGAAAACCACAGCGGCGTGTCGCCCAATTCCATCAAGGGCAAAAACCTGTTTGACGAGTTTCCCGATCTGCCCGCCGGCTGGCTGAAAAAGAAAATGGAGTCGGTTTACCTTCTGAAAAACCGCGCCTTTATCAGTTGGGAGCAGCGTCCTTACGTTTTTAAATTCAAAAACTATCGCCCCATTACCGGCCGCGCCGAGTTTATGTACCAGAACGTGACTCTGCTGCCGCTGGCATCCCTCACAGGGCAAATCACCCATATCAGCATTATCGTGTACGACGTAACCGATGTGGCCGTGCACCGCTTGCAACTGAAGAGCGTCAACGAGCAGCTGGAGCACCTGAGCCAAACCGATGGCCTGACTCAGCTGAATAACCGCCGGCACTGGCAGATGTGCATGAACCGCGAATATGAACGCTTTAACCGCTATGGCGACCCTGTGAGCCTGGTGATGTTCGATATCGACCGCTTCAAGCAGGTAAACGACGAGCACGGCCATGTGGCGGGCGATAAGGTTATCCAGCACATTGCCCATCTGCTCAGTCAATCGCTGCGGGAAACCGACTGCGCCGGCCGTTATGGCGGTGAAGAGTTTGCGGTGGTATTGGCGGGGACGTCCTGCGAAGAAGCGCTGCACTTCACCGAGCGTTTGCGGGAAAAGGTGGCCAACTCGCCCATTCAGTTTGAAGGCAAAAAAATTCAGGTCACTATCAGTCTGGGCATTTGCGGCATGGGCGACTTTATCGAAAGCGCCTCCCAATGGGTGGCCAACGCCGATAATGCCCTCTACCAAGCCAAGCAAAAAGGCCGTAATTGCTCGGTGATTTACAGCGAGTAA
- a CDS encoding 1-acylglycerol-3-phosphate O-acyltransferase — MLLIVRSLLLAIMLLVAFVVGSVACVVRPRHRDNVHMFAKWFSAVAPVLGIKVIVRRPSDERKEPCVYLANHQNNFDMFTHTAAVPKGTVSLGKKSIAWMPLFGQIYWLSGNILIDRKNRNRAFETMANTARKIKDKCLSVWIFPEGTRSRGRGLLPFKAGAFHTAIAAGVPMVPVLASNQCHIKLNRWNNGVVIIEVMEPFETKGLDKSNVKELSERIHAAMSAKLEQLNREAEALMKKARLAN, encoded by the coding sequence GTGCTGTTAATCGTCAGATCCTTACTGCTTGCCATTATGTTGCTGGTTGCCTTTGTGGTGGGCAGTGTTGCCTGTGTCGTGCGTCCACGTCACAGGGACAATGTACATATGTTCGCCAAGTGGTTTTCCGCTGTGGCCCCTGTACTGGGGATCAAGGTGATTGTGCGCCGCCCCAGCGACGAGCGCAAAGAGCCTTGTGTGTACCTGGCCAACCACCAGAACAACTTCGATATGTTCACCCATACCGCCGCTGTGCCCAAGGGCACCGTGAGCCTGGGTAAGAAGAGCATTGCCTGGATGCCGCTGTTTGGGCAGATCTATTGGCTCTCCGGCAATATTCTTATCGATCGCAAGAACCGTAATCGCGCCTTTGAAACCATGGCCAACACCGCCCGCAAGATCAAAGACAAGTGCTTGTCGGTGTGGATTTTCCCCGAAGGGACACGCTCCCGTGGCCGGGGCTTGTTGCCGTTCAAAGCCGGTGCCTTCCACACTGCCATTGCCGCCGGCGTGCCCATGGTGCCCGTGCTGGCGTCCAACCAATGCCATATCAAGCTTAACCGCTGGAACAATGGCGTGGTGATCATCGAAGTGATGGAGCCCTTTGAAACCAAGGGGCTGGACAAGAGCAATGTCAAAGAGCTGTCTGAGCGAATTCACGCGGCCATGTCGGCCAAACTCGAGCAGCTTAACCGCGAAGCCGAAGCCCTGATGAAGAAGGCGCGTCTGGCCAACTGA
- a CDS encoding metal ABC transporter permease — translation MLNWDLLDILLPALGAGILVLSTHVVLGRQVLRRGIIFIDLAIAQVAALGAIVSHMHPLLEEAPFSGLWMPALFALAGAGLIAWLSRRMAGELEAMIGCLYVLAAVAAMLLLANDPHGAELLKQLMSGQILWVSWDQLWLPALVSAAVLALIMARPTLLDGPAFYLLFALVITLSVELVGVYLVFSTLILPALAVNRLTGSRALGWAYGVGLCGYLTGLVLSAMFDLPSGAMIVATLALSAASFRIITAKARQ, via the coding sequence ATGTTGAACTGGGATCTTCTGGACATTCTGCTGCCAGCGCTTGGCGCCGGTATTCTGGTGCTGTCCACCCATGTGGTGCTGGGCAGGCAGGTGCTGCGCCGTGGCATCATCTTTATCGATCTGGCCATTGCTCAGGTGGCGGCGCTGGGGGCGATTGTGTCCCATATGCATCCGCTGCTGGAAGAGGCGCCATTCTCCGGTTTGTGGATGCCGGCGCTGTTTGCGCTGGCGGGCGCCGGGCTGATTGCCTGGTTATCGCGGCGCATGGCCGGAGAGCTGGAGGCCATGATTGGCTGCCTGTATGTGCTGGCGGCGGTGGCGGCCATGTTGCTGCTGGCCAACGATCCCCATGGCGCAGAGCTGCTCAAGCAGCTGATGTCCGGACAGATCCTCTGGGTCAGCTGGGATCAACTGTGGCTGCCTGCACTGGTTTCTGCCGCTGTACTGGCGCTGATCATGGCGCGTCCGACCCTGCTTGATGGCCCGGCCTTCTACTTGCTGTTTGCGCTGGTGATCACCCTGTCGGTAGAGCTGGTGGGTGTGTATCTGGTCTTCAGTACCCTGATTTTGCCAGCCCTTGCGGTTAATCGCCTCACAGGCTCCCGTGCGCTCGGCTGGGCTTACGGCGTGGGGCTTTGCGGCTATCTTACCGGTCTGGTGCTGTCGGCAATGTTCGATTTGCCCAGCGGCGCCATGATAGTGGCAACCCTGGCACTGTCGGCGGCAAGCTTCCGGATAATTACCGCCAAAGCACGTCAATAG
- a CDS encoding amidohydrolase, with protein sequence MLKNIKGYGFDAGRNLVTFNQLVYDDVSGRVLARGNGAQGFEQAKVVDGKGKTLLPGLIDGHGHVLGLGQSLSRVELRESASEQDAAAMVKAFAAANPALQWVLGRGWNQELWQSKGFPSRASLDAAGVDKPIWLRRVDGHAGWANSKALAVAGITRDTQDPDGGQILKDANGEPTGVLVDNAMALLEQHIPEPTTAERRAAFGTAFNHLLSLGITSVHDAGIGADELADYQALKDEGKLPVRIYAMLSASAPELETWLKQGPILDDKQQLVARSVKIYSDGALGSRGAALLAPYSDRPGETGLLVTPEPELGSLIKAVATAGFQANIHAIGDRANRMVLDKLVKLDKKSREAARHRIEHAQVVAPADLPRFAKLKVLPSMQPTHATSDMNMAGDRLGEARLKGAYAWRTLTDLGSPIVGGSDFPVELANPFHGLHAAVTRQDHQDQPAGGWRPEEKLTLAEALRAFTVDAAYGAFQEQDLGSLGEGSMADFILVDRDIFAAEPAAIWQTQVLETHVAGKRLYALGQ encoded by the coding sequence ATGCTGAAAAATATCAAGGGCTATGGATTCGATGCCGGGCGCAATCTGGTCACCTTTAACCAACTGGTTTACGACGATGTCAGCGGCCGGGTGCTGGCGCGGGGCAATGGTGCGCAAGGCTTTGAACAGGCCAAAGTGGTTGATGGCAAAGGTAAGACACTGCTGCCGGGGCTGATTGATGGTCACGGCCATGTGCTGGGGCTGGGCCAGAGCCTGTCCAGGGTAGAGCTGCGTGAAAGCGCCAGCGAGCAGGACGCAGCCGCCATGGTCAAGGCCTTCGCCGCGGCTAATCCAGCACTACAATGGGTGCTGGGTCGAGGCTGGAATCAGGAGCTTTGGCAAAGCAAAGGCTTCCCGAGCCGCGCGTCTTTAGATGCTGCAGGCGTGGATAAGCCGATATGGCTCAGACGCGTCGATGGTCATGCCGGCTGGGCCAACAGCAAGGCGCTGGCGGTGGCAGGCATTACCAGAGACACCCAGGATCCGGATGGCGGCCAAATCCTGAAAGACGCCAATGGCGAACCTACCGGCGTGCTGGTAGATAACGCCATGGCGCTGCTTGAGCAGCATATCCCTGAGCCCACCACGGCCGAGCGTCGCGCCGCCTTTGGCACGGCGTTTAACCATCTGTTGTCCCTTGGGATCACCAGCGTTCATGACGCAGGCATAGGCGCCGATGAGCTGGCGGACTATCAGGCGCTGAAGGATGAAGGCAAGCTGCCGGTGCGGATTTATGCCATGTTGTCGGCCTCGGCCCCCGAGCTTGAAACCTGGCTTAAACAGGGGCCGATACTGGATGATAAGCAGCAGCTGGTGGCACGCTCGGTAAAAATCTACAGCGATGGCGCCCTTGGCAGCCGCGGCGCCGCGCTACTCGCCCCTTACAGCGACAGACCGGGGGAGACCGGCCTGCTTGTTACCCCAGAGCCGGAACTTGGCAGCCTCATTAAAGCCGTGGCCACCGCCGGGTTTCAGGCCAATATTCATGCCATCGGCGACAGGGCCAATCGCATGGTGCTGGATAAGCTGGTCAAACTCGATAAAAAATCCCGCGAAGCGGCCCGTCATCGTATCGAACACGCCCAGGTGGTCGCCCCGGCAGATCTGCCTCGCTTTGCCAAACTCAAAGTGCTGCCATCGATGCAGCCCACCCATGCCACCTCGGATATGAATATGGCGGGCGATCGTCTCGGTGAAGCCAGACTTAAGGGCGCTTATGCCTGGCGTACCCTTACCGACCTTGGCAGTCCGATTGTTGGCGGCTCCGACTTCCCGGTGGAACTGGCTAACCCCTTCCATGGGCTGCATGCCGCGGTGACCCGCCAGGATCATCAGGATCAGCCCGCAGGTGGCTGGCGCCCGGAAGAAAAACTGACCCTGGCAGAGGCGCTGCGAGCTTTCACTGTGGATGCAGCCTACGGCGCCTTTCAGGAGCAGGATTTGGGAAGCCTTGGCGAAGGCAGCATGGCGGATTTTATCCTGGTAGACAGGGATATTTTCGCCGCTGAACCTGCCGCAATCTGGCAAACCCAGGTGCTTGAAACCCATGTGGCGGGCAAACGCCTTTATGCCCTCGGGCAATAG
- a CDS encoding crotonase/enoyl-CoA hydratase family protein, which yields MTASTVTVEYQGETALVTLDRPDKFNALNYEMFLDICRVQKQLKRQRHIRLVIVSGRGSNFSSGLDIKSVIKKPLQPIGLLAKWLPGNANLAQRVSIGWSRLPMPVIAVIEGYCYGGGMQIALGADFRIASPGARLSVMEAKWGLVPDMAGLVSLRNIMPKDKALELTMTARVLDAVEAEGLGLVTWVDEEPMARAQALADELLKRSPDALAAIKFSTHNSWSASIRSLLARESWYQLRLLLGANFRLAGAREQGKTDKPYRPRQRFW from the coding sequence ATGACAGCAAGCACAGTGACAGTGGAATATCAGGGAGAGACAGCTCTGGTGACCCTGGATCGCCCCGATAAATTCAATGCCCTGAATTACGAGATGTTTTTGGATATCTGCCGGGTGCAGAAACAGCTGAAACGCCAGCGTCATATCCGGCTGGTGATAGTGTCGGGTCGTGGTAGCAATTTCTCCTCCGGGCTCGATATCAAGAGCGTGATCAAAAAGCCGCTGCAACCCATTGGGCTGCTCGCAAAATGGCTTCCGGGAAACGCCAATCTGGCCCAGCGGGTCTCCATTGGTTGGAGCCGGTTGCCGATGCCGGTTATCGCCGTGATTGAAGGCTATTGCTACGGCGGCGGCATGCAGATTGCGCTGGGGGCAGACTTCAGAATTGCCAGCCCTGGGGCCAGGTTATCTGTGATGGAAGCCAAGTGGGGCCTGGTGCCGGATATGGCTGGGCTGGTAAGCCTGCGTAACATTATGCCCAAGGATAAGGCGCTGGAGCTGACCATGACGGCACGGGTGCTGGACGCCGTTGAGGCCGAGGGACTGGGGCTGGTTACCTGGGTCGATGAAGAGCCCATGGCCCGGGCGCAGGCGCTGGCCGATGAGCTCCTTAAGCGCTCACCCGATGCGCTGGCGGCGATTAAGTTTTCCACCCACAACAGCTGGAGCGCCAGTATTCGCAGCCTGCTGGCCCGTGAGTCCTGGTATCAGCTGCGACTACTCCTTGGCGCCAATTTCCGTCTCGCCGGAGCGCGGGAGCAGGGCAAGACGGATAAGCCGTATCGTCCAAGACAAAGATTCTGGTAA
- a CDS encoding DUF3530 family protein, with translation MGYYQRVIRFDHGNPMRALIVLSLSLLFGVAVAADDPAFDYLQSRQLRSIKVEGQDLPVLVRPWEGKKQHGAAIIFADTGFGPDAPGLVAYLRSGLSPTGWASISMTPPKSPPHPSFTTAPEEITKAGEGQLSTPAAKAMEKYKPEEWQKHVETQLGFVEASLTGLTQIGAAYPGKRILVAMDRSAALILSLLNDGKVAPPDLLVIINPYSSSPEFDDRLPGLVAVQEVPVLDIQSPDGNTASLANAPLRRAAASAKDGMQYRQLTLSLNISEPDAWAEVLSALRGFAASIKEAPPQ, from the coding sequence ATGGGTTATTATCAGAGGGTTATCCGCTTTGACCACGGGAATCCCATGCGCGCCCTTATTGTCCTGAGCCTGAGCTTATTGTTTGGCGTGGCCGTTGCAGCCGACGACCCGGCCTTCGATTATTTGCAAAGCCGCCAGCTGCGCAGCATCAAGGTGGAAGGACAGGACTTACCTGTATTGGTGCGCCCCTGGGAAGGTAAAAAGCAGCACGGCGCAGCGATTATTTTTGCCGACACCGGCTTTGGCCCCGATGCCCCCGGGCTGGTGGCCTACCTTCGCAGTGGCCTAAGCCCCACAGGCTGGGCCAGCATCAGCATGACGCCGCCCAAGAGCCCTCCCCACCCCAGCTTTACCACAGCGCCGGAAGAAATTACCAAGGCAGGAGAAGGCCAGCTCAGCACCCCGGCCGCCAAGGCCATGGAAAAATACAAGCCGGAAGAGTGGCAAAAACACGTGGAAACCCAGCTTGGTTTTGTCGAAGCCAGCCTCACCGGCCTGACCCAGATTGGTGCCGCCTATCCAGGCAAACGGATTTTGGTGGCCATGGACAGAAGCGCAGCCCTGATCCTGAGCCTGCTCAATGATGGCAAGGTGGCGCCGCCGGATCTGTTGGTGATCATTAACCCTTACAGCAGCTCACCGGAATTTGACGACCGCCTGCCAGGACTGGTGGCGGTGCAGGAAGTGCCGGTGCTGGATATTCAGTCGCCGGATGGCAACACCGCCAGCCTCGCCAATGCGCCGCTGCGCCGCGCGGCGGCCTCGGCCAAAGATGGCATGCAGTATCGCCAGCTGACCCTGTCACTCAATATCAGCGAGCCTGACGCCTGGGCCGAGGTGCTGTCGGCCCTGCGCGGCTTTGCCGCCAGCATCAAGGAAGCACCGCCGCAGTAG
- the rraB gene encoding ribonuclease E inhibitor RraB codes for MSIERLLKAQQEETRDIVQSLLDDGSDPHAEYIIEHHFSSTNFDRLEKAAVDAFKLGFEVTDAEELELEDGSLIFCFDAIANHKLDADLIDKACEQLLNLAVKQKVDYDGWGTYFMGDDDELDDEDDEEDFDDDGFPIERH; via the coding sequence ATGTCTATCGAGCGCCTGCTGAAGGCCCAACAGGAAGAGACCCGCGATATTGTTCAGTCACTGCTGGACGACGGTTCCGATCCCCATGCCGAGTATATAATTGAGCACCACTTCTCAAGCACCAATTTCGATCGTCTCGAAAAGGCCGCCGTGGATGCCTTTAAACTGGGTTTTGAAGTGACTGACGCCGAAGAGCTGGAGCTGGAAGACGGCAGCCTGATCTTCTGTTTCGATGCCATTGCCAACCACAAGCTGGATGCCGATCTGATTGATAAGGCCTGTGAGCAGCTGCTGAATCTGGCGGTGAAGCAAAAGGTCGATTACGACGGTTGGGGCACCTACTTTATGGGTGATGATGACGAGCTGGACGACGAAGACGATGAAGAAGACTTCGACGACGACGGCTTCCCCATCGAGCGCCACTGA
- a CDS encoding response regulator — MALPVLICDDSAMARKQMARTLPKDWEVDITFATNGAEGLEAIRAGKGEVVFLDLNMPVMDGYEVLQTVQQQDLPALIIVVSGDIQIKAHERVKALGALDFIQKPVSAEAIAAILQEYGILVPGDGELEQEEENPLIKVDLRDACQEIANVAMGRAADLLAKLLDVFVLLPIPRVNVLEVSELTMALKATESSAKITALCQGFISAGVAGEALLLFHDSSFQDMAKLMKLDDPNDAATEVEVLIDTGNVLIGAFLSGIAEQLDMHFSQSHPVVLGRHCTVNDLIHDNAEKWHRTLAMEINYRIEDHNIECDLLLLFTEDSLPTLTYKLGYMLDED; from the coding sequence ATGGCACTTCCAGTATTGATTTGTGACGACTCAGCCATGGCTCGCAAGCAGATGGCGCGCACCCTGCCCAAGGACTGGGAAGTCGACATTACCTTCGCCACCAATGGCGCCGAAGGCCTTGAAGCCATACGCGCCGGTAAAGGCGAAGTGGTATTTCTCGACCTCAACATGCCGGTGATGGATGGCTATGAGGTGCTGCAAACCGTGCAGCAGCAAGACTTGCCCGCGTTGATTATCGTGGTCTCAGGCGACATTCAAATTAAGGCCCACGAACGGGTTAAAGCCTTGGGTGCACTGGACTTTATTCAAAAGCCAGTCAGCGCTGAGGCCATTGCTGCCATCCTGCAGGAATACGGCATTTTGGTGCCAGGCGATGGCGAGCTGGAGCAGGAAGAAGAGAATCCGCTTATCAAGGTGGACTTGCGCGATGCCTGCCAGGAAATTGCCAACGTGGCCATGGGCCGCGCCGCTGATCTGCTGGCCAAGCTGCTCGATGTATTTGTGCTGCTGCCCATTCCACGGGTAAACGTGCTGGAAGTGAGTGAACTCACCATGGCACTGAAAGCCACCGAATCCAGTGCCAAGATCACTGCCCTGTGTCAGGGCTTTATCAGCGCCGGGGTCGCGGGCGAAGCCTTACTGCTGTTCCATGACTCCAGCTTCCAGGACATGGCCAAGCTGATGAAGCTGGACGACCCCAATGATGCCGCCACCGAGGTGGAAGTACTGATCGACACAGGTAACGTGCTGATTGGCGCCTTCCTCAGCGGCATCGCAGAGCAACTGGATATGCACTTCAGCCAGTCTCACCCCGTGGTGCTTGGGCGTCACTGCACAGTGAACGACCTTATCCACGACAACGCCGAGAAATGGCATCGCACCCTGGCGATGGAAATCAACTACCGCATCGAGGACCACAATATCGAATGTGACCTCCTGCTCCTGTTCACCGAAGACTCGCTGCCGACCCTGACCTACAAGCTCGGCTACATGTTGGATGAAGATTGA
- the rapA gene encoding RNA polymerase-associated protein RapA yields MSFAIGQRWISDTESELGLGTVVQVEGRMVTVLFPATGENRMFAMAEAPLTRVIYNPGDTIDSAEGWSMTVDKLEEMNGIVFYFGKRTDDGEETMLRETLLEHNIRFNKPQDRLYAGQIDRIERFGVRYKSQLLRHKLATSDMLGLQGPRVGLIPHQLWIAHEVGRRHAPRVLLADEVGLGKTIEAGLIIHQQLMTGRAERILVIVPDTLRHQWLVEMLRRFNLRFAVFDEDRCVEAFADHDNPFYTEQLVICSLELLRKKRRLEQALDADWDLMVVDEAHHLEWSEDEPSRAYQVVEALAAVVPGVLLLTATPDQLGHQSHFARLRLLDPDRFYDYQAFLNEEKGYQAVAEAADALARGIKLSDDAINGLTELLSEKDIAPAIRQIQAENLDEELRQAARDELLQELLDRHGTGRVLFRNSRASVKGFPKRIFHSYGFDMPEQYATAMRVNAMMGGSKTAEAKVAQVLSPERIYQQFDDNNASWWKFDPRVDWLIDFLKAHRSKKVLVIASRAETALALEEALRTREGIQATVFHEGMSIIERDKAGAYFAQEEGGAQALICSEIGSEGRNFQFASHLVLFDLPLNPDLLEQRIGRLDRIGQRHDVQIHLPFLKNTAQEQLMNWYHQGLCAFELTCPGGHLLFSEFKGRLLAMLAGEMEDEAELMADTQARYKALKEAMEQGRDKLLELNSHGGARAEALAAKLADADEDTDLIASVLRLWDVIGLDQDDRGENCIVLHPTDHMMFPTYPGLSEDGITVTFDRNTALSRDDIALITLEHPLVQTGLDLITGSDTGTTCVALLKNKALPAGTLFLELMYLAETSAPKASQVQRYLPPTPIRVLLDKSGNNLSDKVDYDSFDKQLSGVNRHIASKLVNASQTMLHPLFANGEAVAQEALAKLTGDARSRMETQLTAELSRLESLKAVNPNIRDEELEHLKGQITELSGYLGNTQLKLDAIRLVLVSHA; encoded by the coding sequence ATGTCGTTCGCGATTGGGCAGCGCTGGATAAGCGATACAGAGTCGGAGTTGGGTTTGGGCACAGTGGTGCAGGTTGAAGGGCGCATGGTGACTGTGCTGTTCCCCGCTACCGGCGAAAACCGTATGTTTGCCATGGCCGAAGCCCCCCTGACCCGGGTAATTTACAACCCCGGCGATACCATTGATTCGGCCGAAGGCTGGAGCATGACGGTAGACAAGCTCGAAGAGATGAACGGCATAGTGTTCTACTTCGGCAAGCGTACCGACGATGGCGAAGAAACCATGCTCAGGGAAACCCTGCTCGAGCACAATATTCGTTTCAACAAGCCCCAGGATCGCCTCTACGCCGGTCAAATCGATCGTATCGAGCGCTTTGGTGTGCGCTACAAGTCGCAGCTTTTGCGCCACAAGCTGGCCACCTCCGACATGCTGGGTCTGCAAGGCCCCAGGGTTGGCCTTATTCCGCACCAGCTGTGGATTGCCCATGAAGTGGGTCGCCGTCACGCCCCCCGCGTATTGCTCGCCGACGAAGTAGGTCTGGGTAAGACCATCGAAGCGGGCCTGATTATTCACCAGCAGCTGATGACCGGCCGCGCCGAGCGTATTCTGGTGATAGTGCCCGACACCCTGCGCCACCAGTGGCTGGTGGAAATGCTGCGCCGCTTTAACCTGCGCTTTGCGGTATTTGATGAAGACCGCTGCGTGGAAGCCTTTGCCGATCACGACAACCCCTTCTACACAGAGCAGCTGGTTATCTGTTCGCTGGAGCTGCTGCGTAAGAAACGCCGTCTGGAGCAGGCGCTGGATGCCGACTGGGATCTGATGGTGGTGGATGAAGCCCACCATCTGGAGTGGAGCGAAGACGAGCCAAGCCGCGCCTATCAGGTAGTGGAAGCCCTGGCTGCCGTGGTGCCCGGGGTACTGCTGCTGACCGCAACGCCGGATCAGCTGGGTCACCAGAGCCACTTCGCCCGTTTGCGCCTCTTGGATCCGGATCGTTTCTACGACTATCAAGCCTTCCTCAATGAAGAAAAAGGCTATCAGGCCGTGGCCGAAGCCGCCGATGCCCTCGCCCGTGGCATCAAGCTTTCCGACGACGCCATCAACGGCCTGACCGAGCTGTTGTCTGAAAAAGACATAGCCCCGGCCATCCGCCAAATTCAGGCCGAAAACCTCGATGAAGAACTGCGTCAGGCCGCCCGCGACGAACTGCTGCAGGAGCTGCTCGATCGCCACGGCACCGGCCGGGTGCTGTTCCGCAACAGCCGCGCCTCGGTAAAAGGCTTCCCCAAACGTATTTTCCACAGCTACGGCTTTGATATGCCTGAGCAATACGCCACCGCCATGCGGGTAAACGCCATGATGGGCGGCAGCAAGACCGCCGAAGCCAAGGTAGCCCAGGTGCTGAGCCCAGAACGTATTTATCAGCAGTTTGATGATAACAACGCCAGTTGGTGGAAGTTCGACCCCCGAGTCGACTGGCTTATCGACTTTTTGAAAGCCCACCGCTCCAAGAAGGTGCTGGTCATCGCCAGCCGAGCCGAAACCGCACTGGCGCTGGAAGAAGCGCTGCGCACCCGCGAAGGCATTCAGGCCACAGTATTCCACGAAGGCATGTCCATTATCGAGCGTGACAAGGCCGGTGCTTACTTTGCCCAGGAAGAAGGCGGCGCCCAGGCGCTGATCTGCTCCGAAATCGGCTCAGAAGGCCGTAACTTCCAGTTTGCCAGCCATCTGGTGCTGTTCGACCTGCCGCTGAATCCGGATCTGCTGGAGCAGCGCATCGGCCGTCTGGACCGTATCGGCCAGCGTCATGATGTGCAAATTCACCTGCCATTCCTGAAAAACACTGCTCAGGAACAGCTGATGAACTGGTACCACCAGGGTCTGTGTGCCTTCGAGCTGACCTGCCCCGGCGGCCATCTGCTGTTCAGCGAGTTCAAGGGCCGTCTGCTGGCCATGCTCGCCGGTGAGATGGAAGATGAAGCTGAGCTGATGGCCGACACCCAGGCGCGCTACAAGGCGCTTAAGGAAGCCATGGAACAGGGCCGCGACAAGCTGCTGGAACTCAACAGCCATGGCGGCGCCCGCGCCGAAGCCCTGGCGGCCAAACTTGCCGATGCCGATGAAGACACAGATCTGATTGCCTCTGTGCTGCGGCTGTGGGATGTGATTGGTCTGGATCAGGACGATCGCGGCGAAAACTGCATTGTGCTGCACCCCACCGATCATATGATGTTCCCCACCTATCCAGGCCTCAGCGAAGATGGCATTACCGTCACCTTCGATCGCAACACGGCGCTGTCCCGTGACGATATTGCCCTGATCACCCTGGAGCACCCGCTGGTACAGACCGGGTTGGATCTCATCACAGGCTCTGACACAGGCACCACCTGTGTGGCGCTGCTCAAGAACAAGGCCCTGCCCGCCGGCACCCTGTTCCTGGAGCTGATGTACCTCGCCGAAACCTCGGCGCCCAAGGCCAGCCAGGTGCAGCGCTATCTGCCGCCTACACCTATCCGGGTGCTGCTGGACAAGAGCGGCAACAATCTGTCAGACAAGGTCGATTACGACAGCTTCGACAAGCAGCTTTCCGGAGTGAACCGCCATATCGCCAGCAAGCTGGTGAACGCGTCTCAAACCATGCTGCACCCACTGTTTGCCAATGGTGAAGCCGTGGCGCAAGAAGCGCTGGCCAAACTCACCGGGGATGCCCGCAGCCGCATGGAAACCCAGCTGACGGCGGAACTGTCACGTCTGGAGTCACTCAAAGCGGTCAACCCCAACATCCGTGACGAAGAGCTGGAGCACCTCAAAGGCCAGATTACCGAGCTGTCAGGCTACCTTGGCAACACCCAGTTGAAGTTGGATGCCATTCGTCTGGTGCTGGTAAGCCACGCCTGA
- a CDS encoding YqhA family protein: MKNKLERLLWSSRLSVIFGVVACVVAALVVFVMGAKDMLHMFHLLWDYLVSGSLEVRNDLVMVVIEILDTFLLGAVLLIFAFGLYELFIRDIKPASESDVGGKILIISSIDSLKSKLGKVILMMLVIKLFSFFSELKPQSALELVYMGIVVVLVALALMLTKDKS, encoded by the coding sequence ATGAAGAACAAACTCGAACGCCTGCTGTGGAGCAGCCGTCTGTCGGTGATTTTTGGGGTGGTTGCCTGTGTGGTGGCGGCCCTGGTGGTATTTGTCATGGGCGCCAAGGACATGCTGCACATGTTCCACCTGCTGTGGGATTATCTGGTCAGCGGCAGCCTCGAAGTGCGAAACGATCTGGTGATGGTGGTGATTGAAATCCTCGATACCTTCCTGCTGGGCGCCGTGCTGCTGATTTTTGCCTTTGGTTTGTACGAGCTGTTTATCCGCGACATCAAACCGGCTTCCGAGTCGGATGTCGGCGGTAAGATATTGATTATCAGCAGTATCGATTCGCTCAAGAGCAAGCTTGGCAAGGTCATCCTGATGATGCTGGTGATCAAGCTGTTCTCGTTTTTCAGCGAGCTTAAGCCCCAGAGCGCGCTGGAGCTGGTGTACATGGGCATAGTGGTGGTATTGGTGGCGCTGGCACTGATGCTGACCAAGGACAAATCCTGA